The genome window atttttaactgCTTGAGTTGCAAGTTGCTTCGTTTGAAAAAGATTATCCCATTatcatattttaaaataaagaaatgtCAACTCATTTAGGTTTAAAATTTATCCACAAGTTTTACacattgttttaaaaaatttgcCCTAATTAATCTTTGGGCATTTGAAATTAAGAAAGAGCACCCACCTAACCTACCTAGACTCGCATAGGTCGTGACTTTCACTTAGACAACAAATAGAagactttcattttgtattttatattttaataaattacaaGAAActtgtttaatattatttttttaatactttataatctatatattattttattttgtaatttatgtatcacatatataattatgtatttttaagcatacttaaatatttatatgttatataataaatttaactaAAATCTAAAAAACTGTCTAAACGCTAGACTCTGCCCACCGGTGGTGGATTAGGCCAGCACTCAGCACAAAAAACAGGCTGGGACCCTGTCCATTCACTCCAGCCCACAAAACatactggcacccagcccaagctggtCTCTGGGCCAGCACAAAACAGGCTGACCAAGAAGCTGGGCCATATGCTGGCGTTGACCACGTGGCCGATCAtgggctcttggatttgaatatttttcaaatccaacggtccagattaattaactacattaaaattaattaaaaatataaaaaaatacagatttttttttaaatacagtaaaattttaaaaaagttattatttttttctataaatacctaaccctcatcttccaccttacaccacatttcaatattttctagaccttctaccaaagctttcatatactttttgtgtgaaaaaaaaaataccaaaaaactcatccttaatttatttgatgagtttatgtaattttattttagtgtgtttttttttaagtttacttgatgagtatgtaattttattttagagtgtatttttttttaaagtttatttgaaatttcatccgaaattggttaaaaatcttatccgaaataaacttaaaaaaaaaacacaccaaataaatgcgctgggtgccagcgcatttttttaggggtggagatgccttggcctattactgttcactcctgtatattactgttcatttgagtggataaatgcgctgggtgctaaCGCAAAGTCCTTAgaggtggacttgctcttaggcTAGTCTCCTGTCGGCCAAAACGCCTAGACACTAAGCCACTTTTAAAACCTTAGTTTTACAAATGCTTTGTCACTTTTTGTCACGAGGAGGGGGTATTATAGCTTCTTTGCGTACAAGTTGGTGATATCATATTGACCAATTTCGAAGAATCTTGACTTCAAACAAACAATTTTCCAATGAGCATTTAAAGTAAAGTATTTAGTGCTTGATTATTCCCATTGTCAATGTCATGTAGCTCTTTCAAAATGGAACCTAATTATTGTTTATTACAATTTTTATGTTAcatattttacaattttttattgcATATTTTAATTAGtgtttatttctttgatttgaaGTTTTTTCATGAGATGAAACCTTGTAACTAATTTATTAAAGTTATAATTACATCTTTGCCGTGTCAGTTGTTCCTCGAGCACAGATTTTCAATGTGCCTCCATATGTCATTATACGGAAAAGGATCCATTATcatggggatcctagggatctcgTGATCGTGATCATTTACCGTACATTGTGCGGTTAGTTTTCGTTacgtactatttatatttaattttaaattttaaattatgaaATGATTTTTTACCGCACAAAGTACGATAAACGGTCACGATCACAAAATTCCTATGATCCCCAAAACGAGGATCATTTTCTGTCATTATACAAGTGAAATgacatttgaaaaataaaatttttcttcATTAATATAATGATATGTAGTGTTCACCCCTCTTTtaagcaaacttaaaatttttcgCCCTCAAGGAATTGGTCATTACCATTACTAAACAATCATCGTTACAATAAAATTTTCAGTTTGGGCCCAGTACACACACAAATGTCATAATAAAAataggagtaggattctctccctgttttttttctttctccactCCCTTCTTATTTGAACCGTCAtaattaagtcacgtcaacgtCTTATacagaaagagaaagacaaaatataaAGCGtgagaggaggggagagaatgggagagaatcctactccataaaagttgaaatttatttttaagtatccaaacacttatattataacatttGATGTACTGAGCTGTATTTCTGACACATTGAAAAACCTCTTCATGATTTGATTGATTAGATTGTCATATTTGGCaacataatttgaaaataaaaaatcaaaactacTCACACAAACACAAGTGAGAATGATCTCTGCACATTCGTTTCTTCCCGTTATATACTTACGTTTATTTTCTACTTTTGagtttaataaattaaaactttttttttttgtcagaaaATTAAAATAGTATTTAGAGATACATGTAAACAGATGTGTGGAAAGAAATACAAACATGACAAAGACCCTGAATacaaatttgcctttgttggcacCAAAAAGTATCTTGGTTCATGTATTAACACTAATCACAGTTTCAAGGCAAATCACACTAATCACAGTTTCAAGGCAGAACATAATTACACGGTGGGACCTATGCACTTCCCCAATTAAATtcataattattataaaaatttcatacgtatgattttattataaaaatttacGTGTTTATATTATAAAGTATTGTGCAACAAATACGAGGTAGTAGAGAGTACATGGAGAATCCTAATTTTAAAAGAATCTTCTTAGCAATCTCAGTTTTTACTTTacttgtgaaaaaaaataaactatattttcaacaaaacacttttgagagagtctcaTTTGCAAATGAAACGGGATCAATGAGCCTCTAAAAAATATGTTGATTCCACGAACAATTCTTAATGCAAATCCTCAAAACATAGGAATTACAGAAAAATAGTTGATCTTATTTCCATTTCTTCTCTTTCACTATTTACGACCTCTTCCGATTCAGAAATTTTCTTattacaaataaataagatACAAGTTTATTTTGAAAGCTAACATCCAACTTGAAAATGAGTCAGAGAGTTTTCCTTGTTATCGGGAAATTTCTACGCGCCCACTGCTAACGGATCATACTTGATACCTGACAAATTTAGAATCGTGTCTTCTTACCCAATAGAATTAGTCAGTTATAGTGCAACACATGTGTCTGCCTGATAGCAATTAATAGCatgttcattgttttttttttttataacaagatAGAATATTTACAGACATGAGATAGTCTAGTTGACTAGAATAATATGTCTGCCTCTCGCAATCGAGTTCAAATTCTCCTTCCCATAGTTAGGGTAGTGAATATCGTCTTATCACAAAACAAAAGGATATGTGTCACATTATTATTGTATGTGATTAAAGATATGTGGTCTAAAGTCTAAGGAtttgtttgaaagtgttttttgttaaaattttaccaaaaatgcttttaaaaacACTTGCAAACGTGTCATAAACCTAAGTACTACCCATTCATaactaatgaaaaaataaaaacttgtattaaattcttaattaaattagGAAAATAATAGTCTAAAAACTAATAAGTGGTTGTGTGTCTGCTGGTTGCAGTAAAATCCGGTTTGCAGAGTGCTGGTGGAGTGTTTGTCTTATTGAATCCCAAATACTTTTGAAgataaatattaaatatatgGTTTTTTTTGGTTCTTCTTTTCCGGGAACAGAAATGGTGAGAGAATCTAGAGCCTCATAAGACAATGCCAACCCACTTGCtcaaaaatccaaaaacaaacacaagaaaattgagaaagggagagacttTGTTGGGTGTGGAAAACTCTCATATCTCTTCTCATGTAAGTTTCGTTGTTTTCTGTGGATTTTTCTTATCTGCTATttctcccccccccctctctctctctccttctttctctctctaaaatcttcTTAGAGAAAATGGCCCAGCGGATCCGAAGCTTCATCGTTTTATGCTCTTTTTTTCATGGTATTTCCAAAATGCCTATACATTTATTTATGTTTGAGCTCTGTTGGGGTTCTGTGTTATTCTGATTCCTGATTCATGGGTTGTTCTTGTTTTGCTGTGTTTTCTGCAGCAGAGGAATCCAGAGTCCTGGAATGACTGATTCCTTGATGGGTTTTTAAGGAGGAGCTGGATTAGAAACTATGCATCAAATTTCAggtgggttttatttatttatttatttattgatttttttaatggTAAAGGTGATTCCTTTAATTCTTTTGATTAGTAAAGGTGTTTCCTTTGATGGATTTGTTGTATTTTCCTTTTCTGTTCTGTTTCTttgctaatttttatattttcatatgTTTGATCTGTAAAATATGCATCCATGAACTGGGAAACCAAAAGGATGGAATTTTTAACCACATTTTGCCAAAAGatttttttgtattgattttgtttTAGTAATTTGTGTTTCTGGGTTCAGTGTtctctgggtttttttttttttttaaattattctgATGTCTTTTGCCTTTTGAAGCTTTGATTTCTGAGTTCCCCTGGAATTTTGGGATATATTTTACTCTGACTTTTATATTCATCTTTCCACCATTTGAGTATATACAAGTTGAAGAAGATCTGGATAAGGGAAAGTATCTTTTGTGCTCCTGACTAGTGAAATGAATAAAAGTTACTGTGTGTGTGATTCTGAGTTTGTTCTATGTTTTTAATGTAGTTTCCACTTTTACTTATCTGGCGGCTTTTACTGTGTttttgtgatttctgagttagCGAATCGCTTCAAAGATGCAACTTTCGATCTTCGTAGAGTGATGACATTTTCCTTATTCCCCTTTTTCTCCAAATGCAGACACATACTTTAACTTGCATTGCGTTTTCTCTCAAATCGCTTCTTGACGAGCTAAATGATTTCATATTGACTCCCCTACAGGGGATCGTTGTAGCCTAACAGTTTTAAATGTTGGCTTGTCTTGGTTGGTTCCTTTTAAATTTCGTCAATTCATCTATACAATGCAGACTAACCACATTCAGCTTTCTGTACATTGCATGTTTTCTTTATGATGGAACTGATAGCGCTTGAGCTCAGTTATACTTTATTGTGTTAACCAGTAAACTCTGCTTCGCTACATGCAGATTTTCTGCAAATGGGGGCAAATGTCCAGTGCAACAACTATTTCCCAGGATATTACGACGCAGGGAATCATAACTTAATTGCTAACGACAGTAAAAAGGATCATAACTTATCTCCAGAGCAGCATTTCGGGTACTACAAGGAGTCATTAAAGCAGACAATGCTCAAGCAAGACACAATACTTAGGAATCAGGTATAGTCAACCATTCACGTCAAGAATAATATGCAGCATTTGAGTTTCATTGAGCTTAGTACATTCAAATGATTTTGTCATAACACTTTCTACAACAATTTTTGTTTGACCACTTGTTAATTCTTCAGTGTGGTTCATTAACGATAACTGGAGTTGcggcaataaaattaaaaaccatgCTGCTATCCTTTGTTTTACAAGGATTTtgattgttttggtttttgcttCAGTTGGTTTATTCATTCTGGCCAGACTATCTTTGGCATTCCCAAATTTTTATGGAAGTCCTTAAAAACTAAAAGGTGCCCGAAATGTCTTCTGTCCATCCAGATTCAGGACCTCCATCTGCTTTATGGAAGACAAAGGGAATTAATGGATGGAATAAGAAGGAATGAATTTGAGAAACATCAGCTGAAGACGGAGGCATCATGGTTGACTACTGCTTTGTCTCAGAAATCATCTGTTTATGTTCAAAAAACCCTTCACGCCCCTTCCTTGCCTTTGGTAAACCCTGCATGTAGTCAAATCTCTGTGTCAGCTGCTGAAAGTATAGAGTCACCTTCATGTTTTGTTCGAGGGAGGAACATACAGACATGCTCTTATCCTACTCAAACTGAAGGCCGTTCAGGAGACTGTGAATTGTTGGAATCCAAATGCAAGAAATTTCAGAAgaactttgatctcgaacttcCAGCCGATGCATACATTGatgatgaaggagaaggatTCTTTGTAGATGGAAAGGTTTCTGAAGCACCTGAAGTATCAAGTTCTCGTTTGAAAAGATTTCCAGAGGTTTTGTGTAATGGTGATGCAAAACAATTTCTTGGTTCTGAAGATGATACCTCAACTTCTGCATCATTAGAAAAAGATTCATTTGACTTAAATTATGTGTATAAGCTTGAGAAAGGAACATCTCCTACACCAGGCCGTCAGTTTTTATCTAAGGAACTTATCCAAGACACCCGGAAAAGACAGGATTTTGAAGTTTTCTCAAATGTTCTACtgcaagagagaaaaaggaaacaaGAGTGGTCATCCATTTATGAAGCTGGTAAGAATTTTATTGCAAGGTGGAAACAAAGCTCAAGTTTCTTCATTATGTTTTTAAAGAACTGCATCTCTTATAAGCATACTTTACAATTAGTTCTAATGCTACGATAATTTGTGGTCAACTTGAATAGCTATAATCACCGGAAATGTTCTTGTAATGGAAGTGTTTATCTTTcagggaaaaggaaaagaacctTGGATTCTTTTCCTCAAGGTTCTCATGCAGATCAATTTTATCCTTCATCTAGTTTATTACATGAAGAGCTTAAGGCAGCTGAACCTTCACCCTTTCATCAGAGTAACCAGAATTCATGGAGTGGAAGAACAATTTTTGGTCTACAGAAGCCAGGAAGTTATAGCCAATCTGGACCAAGCGGAGCTTCTTCCTTGTGCACGCCATATCAACATATTCCTCAGGGTGAGATGGAAAATTCAGGGGCCTCATGCATTGCTGCTTTAAGAAAACCCATACACGACTTTGCACGGTTCCCAATAGCAGTTCAAGCACTCCCTTGTTTTAACACCCCCATACCATTAGGTAATAGTTCTAAATCGTCGACGATAAGGCCTGGGATCAATGGTGACAGGTTACAGTTGAAACATGATTTGAGATCTAGCACAAAACATGGTAGTGCCTTCTCTCTTGATGATAACTTTAGCAATGGCTCCCAGTTGGAATCCAAGAATTCAGAGGTCCACCGACCACACATCAGTTTAGATAATCTGATCCGGACTAATGACAATATAGGGATTGAACACCATGGCCTTACAAAAGACGTGTTGGATTCTGCAAGTGTCAAGTCTTGTAAGGATATTAACTTGAATTGTGTACCTACTGGTTGTTCTCTGGATGCTGCAATTTCCCAGAGTTTCCAAGCAACAACTGAATCAGAAAAGCTCGAAGCTTCTAGTGAGGGGTTGCCTTGGCATAGGTGGAACCATAATGGTAAAACTGACAAAGGATGTGATAATTCAACCCAGGTGGAGGCAAGTGATTCCTTAAGTAAAATAATTCGCGACTCTACTGGCCACCCCTCCAATTCCATTCTGAACCCACCTGAAGAAgtcaagaaaagaagaaaagctgTGGTACTTGATTTAAACGCAGCTTGCGAATCTGTGCTTGACCCAGAAATTGAACTTACAGAACAGGCAGTAGAGAATGAATTTGATAGGAAAGATTTTGGATTTCAAATTGACCTGAACTCGTCCGTAACTGGAGATGAGTTTTCACCAACGGACTCTCTCTCAACTGGAATTCTTTTGGAGGCACCTGCTAGTCCAGAAAACAAGGAGTGTTCTCCACCGAGAGGAGAATCAGATGAAAATCAAGTTGAGACACCTTTTCTGTTGCCAGGACAGAATGATCCGGAAAACAATGAGCGTTTTCCGCCAGTAGGAGAATCTGATCAAAATCAAGTGGAGACACCTTTTCGATTGTCAGGACAGGAAGATCCGGGAAACAATGTGTGTCCTCTGCCGATACTAGAATTTGATGAAAACCAAGTTGACAGTACTGCAGCAGAATCTTTGGTTTCCATTTCATCATCCAAGCTTCATACTTGTATCGTAAGCACCACGGACAAGCCACTTGAAACTTCATGTGCCTCCCTATGTTGGTTTGCTGGGATAGCTTCTTCAGTTGTAGGTGGTCAAGAGAACGAGGGTAGAGTGGTTATCAGCGAGGAGCTTCTACCTGATGGGATGGACTACTTTGAGGTCATGTCATTGAATTTAACTGAGACAAAAGTGGAAGAGTGCTGCTGCTGTAGAAGTAATTGCCACAATAAGGAAGAAACTAGTACCACTTTATTACCAGATCAGCCAAGGAAAGGCCGGAAAAGGAGGGGAAGGCAGCAGAAGGATTTCCAGAGCGAAATTCTCCCAAATCTTGCTTCTTTGTCAAGGCATGAGGTGACTGAAGATCTTCAGACAATAGAAAAGTTAATTGGGTCTTCTGGTAAAACAAGGTCGTTTAGATGCGCAGCTAAACTTGGGTTGGCGAGGGGGAGGAGAAGGTCCAGCATTTCTCCGTCCACTGTAACCGAGAATACTTTGGAATCACTGTTGAAGCAGATTGGTGGCACAAGTCAATTCGGAAAAGAGGAGAGAAGAAGTCTAATTTGTTGGGGAGAGGTAACTAGGCGGCGCAGAGGGCAGAGATATCCAGTTAGCAAGCCTCGGCTCATTTCAGGCCAAGTATAGGAAGAGCTACGATAAAATGTCTACTTTTATGCACATTTGGTGAGGTTCTTGTGAATCAAATAGACTGTTTTGTACATGTTCTCCAGACCAGAGTTCATACATgagcatatatatacatatatatatggggTGGAGAAGAAAAGAAGCCATATTGCAGAATGAAGGTTCATCTTTTTATCGAAGTACTTTTGTATAGTGCAAAAGCACTTATTTTGTTATCTACCAAACAACAAACTGCAGCTTTGTAAAAGCACCACTGAATAGTGCTACAGACAAAAATCGCTGGTGAATAAAAGCGCTTTATAGAGTTTGATAGCCAAACGAGCCCTTAGCCATTATAGACATGTTGAAGCTGAAGGAAGAAGTGTAAAAAGCACATTGCTGAATATATCCGATAACCATAAAAAGTCATTTCAAACGAATATAATCTAATGAGGTATTCAATCCAATCATTTGTGCTAGACGAGACCAAAATGTGCGTTATGAAAGGTGGCCATATTACAAATAACTTGTGGCACACGTTGACAATACATATTAAGTAACGTGAGACTATGTTGACAATACATATTAAGTAACGTGAGACTATGTGGACCATTGAGCTCAACAAACTAATAACCTAATCTGATACTGTATTAATATGAGCATATGAGCATCCAACTCAAAATCAATTGACTATGAGTGAAAAAAAACTCGAGATTATATATTTAGACTTTTAGACTTACTTTAATTCATCGATACGAGATTTCAACTCTCAGCAGTTTACAAGTCGACAACTTACCAGATATTTCGTACAAAGTATGTGAAATTTGATGAAACAGAAATTTAGTTAAGTTGAATTTAATATCAAATATTGATACAAAATCTGTGAAGcattattgaaaaacaaaaacaaaaggataataatttttttttttaataatagaaGCAAAAACTTAGAATATACTCAAACTTGGTGGTCcaagaaaaagaataataataataatatttgtaGGGTTTCAAAGAGGAAAATCTAAATCTTGAGCCCCAAGTTGAGTAAAATGTGGACTTTGAAGAGCCTCTTGAAGCAGCTCATGATCATCCCACGAATCCCTATACGTTTCCAAGTCGGTTTCAGCATTTCTTAGTGCCGAAAGGCAAAGCTCTTTCCTCCATTCTTCCAAATGTGGGAACCCTATATGATCTCCATATTTGTCACAATACTGCAAcaacaagcaaaacaaaaaaggtAGAGACCTTAGAATATAAGGCTACAATGACTCTACTAGTTAAGTGATAAGTAAATGTGATACAAATAAGTTCGTTGCACGAAAGTTTACCTCAAACTCGGCGATGTCGTGGGTGTTATGCTTTGGAATGCCAGCAACATCCCTTGAGTGGTAGAACTCCTTGATGGACTGCATCATGTCATCCCTTGATGGCAATGTTGTTTTCCCAGAGAGCAGTTGAGCTATCCATTTTGCTTGTGACTCAAAGAAAGGGAACCCTATTATCTAGATCACATTTATGATTAATAAATaacattttcacaaaaattattaaattagaaCGAAAATTTTATTAACCTTTGAAGCATtctatattttgaaaattttaattgttaaaatttTTACCATTGTATTCTTAACCAAAGATCTATATCCGAACGCATACTAAAAATTTCCGAATTAGAAATGCTTTATTTACCTTTCTAGGAATGCCTATAAAAGATAAAGAGGGAGCAAGTGATGGAGGGAAGGTGTGCTCATACAAGGGGCTCACTCTGTCATCATCCACAGTTACTATTCCTTTGGTGTCAAGAAAGGGGAATGTGTATGAATACCTGCACACAACCCACTTGGAACAATTAATTTATACACCATTTCAAAGCAAT of Malus sylvestris chromosome 6, drMalSylv7.2, whole genome shotgun sequence contains these proteins:
- the LOC126626305 gene encoding uncharacterized protein LOC126626305 isoform X1 gives rise to the protein MHQISDFLQMGANVQCNNYFPGYYDAGNHNLIANDSKKDHNLSPEQHFGYYKESLKQTMLKQDTILRNQIQDLHLLYGRQRELMDGIRRNEFEKHQLKTEASWLTTALSQKSSVYVQKTLHAPSLPLVNPACSQISVSAAESIESPSCFVRGRNIQTCSYPTQTEGRSGDCELLESKCKKFQKNFDLELPADAYIDDEGEGFFVDGKVSEAPEVSSSRLKRFPEVLCNGDAKQFLGSEDDTSTSASLEKDSFDLNYVYKLEKGTSPTPGRQFLSKELIQDTRKRQDFEVFSNVLLQERKRKQEWSSIYEAGKRKRTLDSFPQGSHADQFYPSSSLLHEELKAAEPSPFHQSNQNSWSGRTIFGLQKPGSYSQSGPSGASSLCTPYQHIPQGEMENSGASCIAALRKPIHDFARFPIAVQALPCFNTPIPLGNSSKSSTIRPGINGDRLQLKHDLRSSTKHGSAFSLDDNFSNGSQLESKNSEVHRPHISLDNLIRTNDNIGIEHHGLTKDVLDSASVKSCKDINLNCVPTGCSLDAAISQSFQATTESEKLEASSEGLPWHRWNHNGKTDKGCDNSTQVEASDSLSKIIRDSTGHPSNSILNPPEEVKKRRKAVVLDLNAACESVLDPEIELTEQAVENEFDRKDFGFQIDLNSSVTGDEFSPTDSLSTGILLEAPASPENKECSPPRGESDENQVETPFLLPGQNDPENNERFPPVGESDQNQVETPFRLSGQEDPGNNVCPLPILEFDENQVDSTAAESLVSISSSKLHTCIVSTTDKPLETSCASLCWFAGIASSVVGGQENEGRVVISEELLPDGMDYFEVMSLNLTETKVEECCCCRSNCHNKEETSTTLLPDQPRKGRKRRGRQQKDFQSEILPNLASLSRHEVTEDLQTIEKLIGSSGKTRSFRCAAKLGLARGRRRSSISPSTVTENTLESLLKQIGGTSQFGKEERRSLICWGEVTRRRRGQRYPVSKPRLISGQV
- the LOC126626305 gene encoding uncharacterized protein LOC126626305 isoform X2 — protein: MDGIRRNEFEKHQLKTEASWLTTALSQKSSVYVQKTLHAPSLPLVNPACSQISVSAAESIESPSCFVRGRNIQTCSYPTQTEGRSGDCELLESKCKKFQKNFDLELPADAYIDDEGEGFFVDGKVSEAPEVSSSRLKRFPEVLCNGDAKQFLGSEDDTSTSASLEKDSFDLNYVYKLEKGTSPTPGRQFLSKELIQDTRKRQDFEVFSNVLLQERKRKQEWSSIYEAGKRKRTLDSFPQGSHADQFYPSSSLLHEELKAAEPSPFHQSNQNSWSGRTIFGLQKPGSYSQSGPSGASSLCTPYQHIPQGEMENSGASCIAALRKPIHDFARFPIAVQALPCFNTPIPLGNSSKSSTIRPGINGDRLQLKHDLRSSTKHGSAFSLDDNFSNGSQLESKNSEVHRPHISLDNLIRTNDNIGIEHHGLTKDVLDSASVKSCKDINLNCVPTGCSLDAAISQSFQATTESEKLEASSEGLPWHRWNHNGKTDKGCDNSTQVEASDSLSKIIRDSTGHPSNSILNPPEEVKKRRKAVVLDLNAACESVLDPEIELTEQAVENEFDRKDFGFQIDLNSSVTGDEFSPTDSLSTGILLEAPASPENKECSPPRGESDENQVETPFLLPGQNDPENNERFPPVGESDQNQVETPFRLSGQEDPGNNVCPLPILEFDENQVDSTAAESLVSISSSKLHTCIVSTTDKPLETSCASLCWFAGIASSVVGGQENEGRVVISEELLPDGMDYFEVMSLNLTETKVEECCCCRSNCHNKEETSTTLLPDQPRKGRKRRGRQQKDFQSEILPNLASLSRHEVTEDLQTIEKLIGSSGKTRSFRCAAKLGLARGRRRSSISPSTVTENTLESLLKQIGGTSQFGKEERRSLICWGEVTRRRRGQRYPVSKPRLISGQV